In Acinetobacter wanghuae, the sequence TCTCAACAGTGAATCGCTTATTTTAGCCATTCAAAAAGTATTGTTGAGTCTAAACTATAAGTTGCTGACAGGTATTCGTCAGCATAAACATGATGCCGCTTACCGACAGCAATGGCAGTCTTTCTTTAAAGATCCTGATGATTTTTCTGAAGCAGAGTTCATCGCATTTTTAACCCAATTTAATCGTTACTTTGAAGAATTAGATGACGATGTCTTTATTCAGCTATTCGAAAAAGAGATTGCCAATATTGCACATGCTGAACCAAAAGCAATCTCTGTAGAAGCATTGCTACAACAGGCGATGATGGTTTTTATTGAAGAAATGCATGAAGATATCTTGCTTAACTTAATGCAAGATTGGTTAGGTGAAATCGTATCTACACCTATTCAAGCTGATTTTAGTCTGCAACAACTGAGTAAAGGCAGTTATTTGTCAGAGTTTCCTTTCTTCTTATCCATGCAAGATGCTGCTATTCAAATTAAACAAATTCACGCACTTTTTGTTGAATATGGCATTGTGATGGGCGATTTTAATGAAGCAAAATCCGCGCGATACTTAACGGGTTCAATTGACTTGGTTTATTTTGATGGTCAGCAATATCATATTGCCGATTATAAAAGTAACTTCCTTGGTCAAGACCAACAAGACTATGCTAGCCATGCCATTCAAGACAATATGAGTCATTCTAGTTATTGGTTACAGGCGGCTCTGTATTTGGTGGCAATGCATCGTTATTTAACAGCCAATATGCAAGATTATGATATTCATCAGCATTTGGGCGGTGCAAGTTATCTGTATTTGCGTGGTATGAATGGATGCGCTGGACAGGGCAATCATCATTGGCAACCGAGTGTTGAGTTCATTGAAAAACTTGATGCTATTTTGGGCTATTTTTCGCCTATTAAACCAGCTTAATTTTGCTAAGTTGAATATTTTATATAAACGAAACAAAAAATTATCCTGTGGATAACTTTGAGGATAACTGTGTGGAAAATGATCAATTTCAAGCAATGTCTCACTTAGCGTCGTGGATTGATTATCTATGTCAGCCACCTTTTAGTAGCGCAACATTCGATGATGCTGCAAAGGCATTGATGCAAAACGTGCTAGATGCCATGCAACAAGGAGACAGTTGCATTGTTGCAAAATCGAGTCAGATTGCAGGCTTACATCATTTGGTTACCGATACAAAGCAAGACAGCACGATTGCGCCCTTTATCTTTGATGGTCATCTACTGTATCTATATCGTTATTGGGCACTAGAAAAATCAGTTGCCACACATATTATTAGAATTCGTGCCAATCAGATTGCAACGATTGAATTAACCGAAGCGCATCAACAGCTCTTATCTGATCCACAGCAAAAACAAGCCTTAGATATGGTCACGAGTCAAGGTTTGAGCATGATTACAGGTGGACCGGGGACGGGCAAGACCTATACATTGGCGCATATTATTGCTGTTTTGAATCAAGCCTTACCCAATATTCGGATTGCCATGGCAGCGCCCACTGGCAAAGCTGCACAACGTATGAAAGAAGCCTTACAAAACGCGCTGCATAGTGAGGCATTGCAACAATTTAATTTAGATACATTAAAACAATTACAGCCGGTGACTTTGCATCGTTTACTTGGGCTTGGTACTACAGCGCAGCCACGTTTTCATGTGAAACAACCCTTACCTTATGATGTGATTGTGGTTGATGAAGCTTCAATGTTAGATTTGAATCTATCCCAAATGCTTTTGGCTGCTGTACCCAAACATGCTCGTTTAATTTTATTGGGCGATGCCGATCAGTTGGCATCCGTTGATGTTGGAACAGTGTTAGCAGATTTACAGCAAGTACCACAGCTTAAAAGTAATCATGTCAATTTGCTCAAAACACGTCGCTTTGCCGAAGGTGCAAAGATTGGCGCAATGGCGCGGTTTATTCAGCGTTCGAATACTCCTGCAAGCGTTTTGGTTGAATTTGAAGATCAAGTGGTTTCTGCGACGCAACTCCAACCCATTCATCTCGCAGAGGTTAAAGTCGACCAATTACAACTTGAATATCTTGGCGAAGAAAAACCGAGTGCGGAACAACTTGATGATTATTATGCAAAGCTCATGTATGGCTATCAAGATTATGCGCATTTGCTCAAGCAGGGACGAGCACAATATAATTTTGATGACTATGTTCAAGCCATTACACAATGCTTTGACCAATATCGTATTTTGACTGCCATTCGCTATGGCGCATTGGGTCTAACTCAACTCAATATGCACATGGAACAGCGCTTATTGAACCTTTTAGGTCAGCTCAAGCAAGGCGATTGGTATGAAGGTCGCCCTGTGATGATGACCTATAACGATTACCAACTGGGGTTGTCGAATGGGGATATTGGTATTTGCTTCTTGCGCGAAATCGGAGATGTACGTCAATTTGAAGTATATTTCCCAAGCTTAGAGAAATGGGTACTTGCAACACGCTTGCCTAAAAATATAGAAACAGCATTTGCACTTACTATTCATAAATCGCAAGGTTCTGAGTTTGTCCACACTGCTGTGGTTTTAGATCAGGCTGCCAAAACCTTACTGAGCAAAGAGCTCATCTATACCGCTATTACACGTGCAAAAAAGGTAGTGAGTTTGTTAGTCAATCGTGATGCATTTACACAGTCACTTTGTGTAAAAACTGCCAGACAAAGCGGCTTAACCCAAAAAATTATTGAACAGTGTCACAATTTTGAATGTATTTAATGCCAATTCTTTGTAGGCAAATGCTTACACTGATTCAGGAAATTTGCCGATAGAGCTTTAGTGTCGTTTCTGAGAAGATGACTGCCATAAACAACTCAACACGGAATGTTGAGCATAATCGCATAATTATTCTAATAACGTCGAAAGGCAGCGAACTTACAGTGACGTAAGTGAAAGAGGAAATTTACAGCCGCTAAGCCTTGTAGTTTTGGGAGAGACTACAGGGCTTTTTATTTGGTGATGTGATTAATCCAGTATTTTCTAATTAACAGTTATGTAAACGTGCTCACTTGATAAGACTGTTGCAACGTAAATAAAAAATGATAAGTGTAATGTTATGCAATTTTTGCGTGAGTTTATGTACGAAACGGCTTACGCGGAAAGAGGGGATTAACCTCTATTCGTACTGATCGAATCTGTCAAACTGTTGCATATAGGGAAGTAGACGTTCAATCACAAGGATGATGTGATCATAACAAAGCGCCTAAAGGCGTAATAAACCATAATAATAAATAAAAAAATATAACCATAAGAGAAGAAACTACAGCGCCTAAAAATCCCGAGTTTGACTCGGGATTTTTTTATCTATTCTTTGTGCTTATGAGGTTTTATTTCCAAGCTGAAATCTGATGGGTGAACATCAAAATAGATGATCTGTTTTTGCAATTTGAGCGAGATTCACGTAAAATATTCGACTTGCTGTAGTGATGCACGGCAGTCAAGGTTTTGAATTCTCATTACTTTGATTTTTATCAAGATATATTAAGCATCTCGGAGAAATCGAATGGCTTTAACAAACGCAGATCGCGCAGAGATCATTGCTAAATTCGCACGCGCTGAAAACGACACTGGTTCACCAGAAGTTCAAGTAGCGCTTTTGACTGCTCAAATCAATGATTTGCAAGCTCACTTTAAAGAGCACAAACACGACCATCATAGCCGTCGCGGTCTAATCCGTATGGTTAACCAACGTCGTAAGTTACTTGACTACCTAAATGGTAAAGACCACGGTCGTTATGTAGCATTGATCGGTGCTTTAGGTTTACGTCGTTAATTCGATTAAACTTTATTTTCGGACTATTGCATTTTGAATGCTGTATTACTGAAAACTAAAGTCGGTTTAGTTGTCGACTAGACCAGTGGAAGGGGCGAACGTTTCGCTCCTTCTTTGTGTTTAAAATTAGTATGTTATTTCTGGTGAGGTCGGCTTCTAAGCTTTGTCATTTATAATCAAACTCAGTGTACTGGGTGATGAATGCCAAACCTTAGGGGTCTCCACTAGAATAAAATCGGGAAACAAAAATACATGTCTATGTTTAATATTATTCGTAAAGAATTCCAATTTGGTCAACACCAAGTTGTATTAGAAACAGGTCGCGTTGCACGTCAAGCGAACACTGTTGTGATTACAATGGGTGGCGTACAAGTTCTTGTTGCTGTTGTTGCTCAACCAAAAGCAAAAGCAGGTCAAGACTTCTTCCCATTGACTGTTAACTACCAAGAAAAACAATATGCTGCGGGTCGTATCCCGGGTGGTTATGGTAAACGTGAAGGTCGTCAGTCTGAAGCTGAAACTTTAATTTCACGTCTGATTGACCGTCCAATCCGTCCGTTGTTCCCAGAAGGTTACTACAACGAAATCCAAGTGACTGCGACTGTCATCTCATCTGACAAAACAATGGATGCTGATATTGCTGCAATGCTGGGTACTTCTGCTGCATTGTCTATCGCTGGTACACCTTTCCGTGGTCCAATCGGTGGCGCACGTGTTGGTTTAATCAACGGTGAATACATCCTGAACCCGAACCACGAACAATTGAAAGAGTCAGATCTTGATCTTGTTGTGGCAGGTACAGAGTCTGCAGTATTGATGGTTGAATCTGAAGCGAAAGAACTTTCAGAAGATCAAATGCTTGGCGCTGTATTGTTCGGCCATGACGAAATGCAAATCGCGATCCAAGCGATCAAAGAATTTGCTGCAGCTGCTGGTGCAGTTGAGTCAACTTGGGTTGCTCCAGTTAAAAATGAAGAACTTCTTGGTAAATTGAAAGAAGCATTCGAAGCGAAAATCTCTGAAGCATATACTATTGCTATTAAGCATGAACGTTATGCAGCACTTGATGCGCTCCAAGAAGAAGCATTGGCTCAATTCGTTCCTGAAAATGACGAAACTGGCATTTCTGACGAAGTTAACGAATTATTCGAAGACTTAAAATACCGTACCGTACGTGACAATATCTTGTCTGGTAAACCACGTATTGATGGTCGTGACACAAAAACTGTACGTGCAATTGACGTACAAGTGGGCGTTCTAGATCGTGCTCACGGTTCTGCATTGTTCACACGTGGTGAAACTCAAGCGTTGGTAACAACAACTTTGGGTAATACACGTGATGCGTTGATGGTTGATACCCTTGCAGGTACTAAAACTGATAACTTCATGCTTCACTACAACTTCCCTGCATACTCTGTAGGTGAAACAGGTCGTGAATCTGGTCCTAAACGTCGTGAAATTGGTCACGGTCGTTTGGCGCGTCGTGGTGTTCAAGCGGTGCTTCCACCAGCAGATCGCTTCCCGTACGTAATTCGTATCGTATCTGATATTACTGAATCAAACGGTTCATCTTCAATGGCTTCTGTATGTGGTGCTTCACTATCACTTATGGATGCAGGTGTTCCACTTAAAGCGCCAGTTGCGGGTATTGCGATGGGTCTTGTGAAAGAAGGCGAGCGTTTCGCAGTTCTTTCTGACATCTTAGGTGATGAAGATCACTTGGGCGATATGGACTTTAAAGTAGCAGGTTCTGCAACCGGTATTACTGCGCTTCAAATGGACATCAAGATCGAAGGTATTACCGAAGAGATCATGGAGTCTGCATTGAACCAAGCTTATGCTGGTCGTATGCACATTCTTAATGAGATGAACCAAGTCATTTCACGCGCTCGTCCTGAAATTTCAATGCACGCACCGACATTCCAAGTGATTAACATCAATCCGGACAAAATCCGTGATGTGATCGGTAAAGGCGGCGCGACTATTCGTGCAATCACTGAAGAAACCAAAGCTGCAATCGATATCGAAGATAACGGTACAGTTCGCGTATTCGGTGAAACTAAAGCTGCTGCGGCTGCTGCGGTTGCGAAAATCCAAGCACTTACTGCTGAAATCGAACCAGGCACAATCTATATGGGTAAAGTTATCCGTATTGTTGAGTTTGGTGCGTTCGTGAACATCTTGCCAGGTACTGATGGTTTACTTCACATCTCTCAAATCTCAAACGAACGCATTGCGAACGTTGCAGATGTATTGAAAGAAGGCCAAGAAATTAAAGTTCAAGTGGCTGACGTTGACAACCGTGGTCGTATCAAGTTGTCTATGAAAGACATCGAACAAGCATAATATTGGCTTGAAGATTCATATGGCACTCTCCATATGAATCGTGGTCTAAAAGAAAAGCCCTGTACTTTGCTAATGTTTAGATTTTAGCGGGTACGGGGCTTTTTTATGCATCATGGTATAACAAGAAAATACACTATGATTTTAAATTACAAAGGTCTGTAAGCTGTTTCGCTTTGAACAGTCCTGTCGATCTATGTCGTTTTTGATGAATCAGATACTGGTTGCAATTTAACTCAGCGGATCTGCTTCTGAACTCTTTAACAGTCGATAAATTTCATCTTTAAGCTTCAGTTTTTTGCGCTTA encodes:
- the recD gene encoding exodeoxyribonuclease V subunit alpha, yielding MENDQFQAMSHLASWIDYLCQPPFSSATFDDAAKALMQNVLDAMQQGDSCIVAKSSQIAGLHHLVTDTKQDSTIAPFIFDGHLLYLYRYWALEKSVATHIIRIRANQIATIELTEAHQQLLSDPQQKQALDMVTSQGLSMITGGPGTGKTYTLAHIIAVLNQALPNIRIAMAAPTGKAAQRMKEALQNALHSEALQQFNLDTLKQLQPVTLHRLLGLGTTAQPRFHVKQPLPYDVIVVDEASMLDLNLSQMLLAAVPKHARLILLGDADQLASVDVGTVLADLQQVPQLKSNHVNLLKTRRFAEGAKIGAMARFIQRSNTPASVLVEFEDQVVSATQLQPIHLAEVKVDQLQLEYLGEEKPSAEQLDDYYAKLMYGYQDYAHLLKQGRAQYNFDDYVQAITQCFDQYRILTAIRYGALGLTQLNMHMEQRLLNLLGQLKQGDWYEGRPVMMTYNDYQLGLSNGDIGICFLREIGDVRQFEVYFPSLEKWVLATRLPKNIETAFALTIHKSQGSEFVHTAVVLDQAAKTLLSKELIYTAITRAKKVVSLLVNRDAFTQSLCVKTARQSGLTQKIIEQCHNFECI
- the rpsO gene encoding 30S ribosomal protein S15, yielding MALTNADRAEIIAKFARAENDTGSPEVQVALLTAQINDLQAHFKEHKHDHHSRRGLIRMVNQRRKLLDYLNGKDHGRYVALIGALGLRR
- the pnp gene encoding polyribonucleotide nucleotidyltransferase, coding for MFNIIRKEFQFGQHQVVLETGRVARQANTVVITMGGVQVLVAVVAQPKAKAGQDFFPLTVNYQEKQYAAGRIPGGYGKREGRQSEAETLISRLIDRPIRPLFPEGYYNEIQVTATVISSDKTMDADIAAMLGTSAALSIAGTPFRGPIGGARVGLINGEYILNPNHEQLKESDLDLVVAGTESAVLMVESEAKELSEDQMLGAVLFGHDEMQIAIQAIKEFAAAAGAVESTWVAPVKNEELLGKLKEAFEAKISEAYTIAIKHERYAALDALQEEALAQFVPENDETGISDEVNELFEDLKYRTVRDNILSGKPRIDGRDTKTVRAIDVQVGVLDRAHGSALFTRGETQALVTTTLGNTRDALMVDTLAGTKTDNFMLHYNFPAYSVGETGRESGPKRREIGHGRLARRGVQAVLPPADRFPYVIRIVSDITESNGSSSMASVCGASLSLMDAGVPLKAPVAGIAMGLVKEGERFAVLSDILGDEDHLGDMDFKVAGSATGITALQMDIKIEGITEEIMESALNQAYAGRMHILNEMNQVISRARPEISMHAPTFQVININPDKIRDVIGKGGATIRAITEETKAAIDIEDNGTVRVFGETKAAAAAAVAKIQALTAEIEPGTIYMGKVIRIVEFGAFVNILPGTDGLLHISQISNERIANVADVLKEGQEIKVQVADVDNRGRIKLSMKDIEQA